In Variovorax sp. OAS795, a single window of DNA contains:
- a CDS encoding alpha/beta hydrolase, with product MTASLQLPRRSFLAKAALGLAAAQLGAMTPAFAQTTGTGSAARLEPLKSIEAGSLRIGYYEAGPADGAAVILLHGWPYDIHMFADVAPRLAAAGFRVVVPYLRGYGTTRFLSADTPRNGQQSAVAVDIVALMDALKIPTATVAGCDWGARTACIMAALWPERVKALVSVSGYLIGSQQAGKNPLAPEAELQWWYQYYFATERGRAGYEKNRHDFARLIWQLASPKWNFDAATFERSAVAFENPDHVAITVHNYRWRLGLADGEAKYQALEDRLAKAPVIGVPTITLEGDANGAPHPDPSAYAKKFSGRYEHRLVAGGIGHNLPQEAPQAFAKAVVDVARG from the coding sequence ATGACCGCTTCCCTCCAGCTGCCCCGCCGCTCTTTCCTCGCCAAGGCGGCGCTCGGCCTGGCCGCCGCCCAGCTGGGCGCGATGACGCCCGCGTTCGCGCAAACCACTGGCACCGGCAGCGCCGCACGCCTCGAGCCGCTCAAAAGCATCGAGGCCGGCAGCCTGCGCATCGGCTACTACGAGGCCGGGCCCGCGGATGGCGCGGCGGTGATTCTTCTCCACGGCTGGCCCTATGACATCCACATGTTCGCCGACGTCGCACCGCGGCTTGCCGCTGCGGGCTTCCGCGTGGTCGTGCCGTACCTGCGCGGCTATGGCACCACCCGCTTCCTGTCGGCCGACACGCCGCGCAACGGGCAGCAGTCGGCGGTGGCCGTCGACATCGTCGCGCTGATGGATGCGCTGAAGATCCCAACCGCGACCGTTGCGGGCTGCGACTGGGGTGCGCGCACGGCCTGCATCATGGCCGCGCTCTGGCCCGAGCGCGTGAAGGCACTGGTGTCGGTCAGCGGCTACCTCATCGGCAGCCAGCAGGCCGGCAAGAATCCGCTTGCGCCCGAGGCCGAGCTGCAGTGGTGGTACCAGTACTACTTCGCGACCGAGCGCGGCCGTGCGGGCTACGAGAAGAACCGGCACGATTTCGCCAGACTCATCTGGCAGCTCGCATCGCCGAAGTGGAACTTCGACGCGGCCACGTTCGAGCGCAGCGCCGTGGCCTTCGAGAACCCCGACCACGTGGCCATCACGGTCCACAACTACCGCTGGCGCCTCGGCCTGGCCGATGGCGAGGCGAAGTACCAGGCGCTGGAAGACCGGCTCGCCAAGGCGCCGGTGATCGGCGTGCCGACCATCACGCTCGAAGGCGATGCCAACGGCGCGCCGCACCCCGACCCCAGCGCCTATGCGAAGAAGTTCTCGGGCCGCTACGAGCACCGGCTGGTCGCCGGCGGCATCGGCCACAACCTGCCGCAGGAAGCGCCCCAGGCTTTCGCGAAGGCCGTGGTCGACGTGGCGCGCGGGTGA
- a CDS encoding Crp/Fnr family transcriptional regulator — protein sequence MLPAKELNAFFERCIWPRALTQAERTKAFEALYVRHHEAHSCVCQRDEIADSWIGVLEGFLRVQDTTADGRLIMFTGVASSGWIGEGSLLKPEQRKYEVMATRPTTTVHLPRATFSWLLERSIPFNHFVLSHLNERLGQFIAMVKFDRVLEPTARVARGISSLFHPVLYPNTDSTLRINQEEIGMLVGISRQRVNTALTELESAGLIQRGYGYITVMDRPALAKYP from the coding sequence ATGTTGCCCGCCAAGGAACTCAATGCCTTCTTCGAGCGGTGCATCTGGCCGCGGGCCCTGACGCAGGCAGAGCGGACGAAGGCCTTCGAAGCGCTGTACGTCCGTCACCATGAAGCGCACTCCTGCGTGTGCCAGCGCGACGAGATCGCCGACAGCTGGATCGGCGTGCTGGAAGGTTTTCTTCGTGTCCAGGACACCACCGCGGACGGCCGCCTGATCATGTTCACCGGCGTGGCATCGAGCGGCTGGATCGGCGAAGGATCTCTCCTGAAGCCCGAGCAGCGCAAGTACGAAGTCATGGCGACGCGCCCGACCACCACCGTCCATCTGCCGCGGGCCACGTTCTCCTGGCTGCTCGAGCGAAGCATCCCGTTCAACCATTTCGTGCTGTCCCACCTGAACGAGCGGCTCGGCCAGTTCATCGCGATGGTGAAGTTCGATCGGGTGCTCGAACCCACGGCGCGCGTCGCTCGCGGCATCTCCAGCCTCTTTCATCCGGTGCTCTACCCCAACACCGACTCGACGCTGCGCATCAACCAGGAAGAGATCGGCATGCTCGTCGGCATCTCGCGCCAGCGCGTCAATACCGCCCTGACCGAACTCGAAAGCGCGGGCCTCATCCAGCGAGGCTACGGCTACATCACGGTGATGGACAGGCCGGCACTCGCGAAGTACCCCTAG
- a CDS encoding tannase/feruloyl esterase family alpha/beta hydrolase, with the protein MSAATADVPVYCKVTGTISPSLNFQISLPEAWNGKLYYQGGGGYNGAITPPSAEALRQGYAVAASDSGHQDNALSANFALTDTFAAQLFGSLSVPTVMSTATETLAAAYGAPPAKSYFEGCSNGGREALMAVQRSPNLFDGVIARAPAYNWVGFMGAFNRNSKALAAPGGAFSAAKTALLGKHVRDACDGLDGVVDGVVSNQAACTPALVNVAALRCAGGTDGGDSCLSDAQLGVVASWTTEATFTGSTTFRNAGWNLTGNEDDPGAWRTWLTGDGDVTMALQFLFQDTTVKNYLARDRTASSLAYTPWDQNQNALYAMAALNDATNTDIRPFLNSGGKLILWHGGNDAALSARSTVEYYGNMRSAVGAAAADASTRFYIAPGVNHCAGGPGADTADLLTALDQWVTKSKAPATLVAQKRDGDGTVALSRPLCQYPQYPRYTGPANDAAAAKLAANYACSS; encoded by the coding sequence ATGTCGGCCGCGACCGCAGACGTTCCCGTGTACTGCAAGGTGACCGGCACCATTTCCCCTTCGCTGAACTTCCAGATCTCCCTGCCCGAGGCATGGAACGGCAAGCTCTACTACCAGGGCGGCGGCGGCTACAACGGCGCCATCACGCCGCCCTCGGCAGAAGCCCTCCGCCAGGGCTACGCCGTGGCCGCCAGCGACTCCGGCCACCAGGACAATGCCTTGAGCGCGAACTTCGCGTTGACCGACACCTTCGCCGCCCAGCTGTTCGGCAGCCTCTCGGTGCCCACCGTGATGTCGACCGCGACCGAGACGCTGGCGGCCGCCTACGGGGCGCCGCCGGCGAAGTCGTACTTCGAGGGCTGTTCCAACGGCGGACGAGAAGCCTTGATGGCGGTGCAGCGCTCGCCCAATCTCTTCGATGGCGTCATCGCACGTGCGCCCGCGTACAACTGGGTGGGCTTCATGGGCGCCTTCAATCGGAACTCGAAGGCGCTCGCCGCGCCTGGCGGCGCATTCAGCGCGGCAAAGACCGCCCTGCTGGGCAAGCATGTGCGAGACGCCTGCGACGGCCTGGACGGCGTCGTGGACGGCGTCGTGTCCAACCAGGCCGCATGCACGCCGGCGCTCGTGAACGTGGCCGCGCTGCGCTGCGCAGGCGGCACCGATGGCGGCGACAGCTGCCTGTCGGATGCACAGCTCGGCGTGGTGGCCTCGTGGACCACCGAAGCCACCTTCACAGGCAGCACCACCTTCCGCAACGCAGGCTGGAACCTGACCGGCAACGAGGACGATCCCGGTGCCTGGAGGACCTGGCTCACGGGCGACGGCGACGTCACGATGGCGCTGCAGTTCCTGTTCCAGGATACGACCGTGAAGAACTATCTCGCCCGCGACCGGACTGCGAGCTCGCTGGCCTACACGCCCTGGGACCAGAACCAGAACGCGCTCTACGCCATGGCCGCGCTCAACGATGCCACCAACACCGACATCCGGCCGTTCCTCAACAGCGGCGGCAAGCTGATCCTCTGGCATGGCGGCAACGACGCCGCGCTCAGTGCCAGGTCGACCGTGGAGTACTACGGCAACATGCGAAGCGCAGTGGGCGCCGCGGCGGCCGATGCGTCCACGCGCTTCTACATTGCGCCGGGCGTGAACCATTGCGCCGGAGGACCGGGTGCCGACACGGCAGACCTGCTGACGGCGCTCGACCAGTGGGTGACCAAGAGCAAGGCACCTGCCACGCTGGTTGCACAGAAGCGCGACGGCGACGGCACGGTGGCGCTGAGCCGGCCCCTGTGCCAGTACCCGCAATATCCGCGATACACGGGGCCGGCCAACGACGCGGCCGCTGCGAAGCTGGCCGCCAACTACGCCTGCAGCTCCTGA
- a CDS encoding ATP-binding protein, translated as MTRGGKGRRLAGRWIAALWLALPLVALQVAHAHEPPAADEVQQGDSTLHIIHAELLSVAGSGYSAPPRRAEDAKLPSDGWKTVGLPHTSGRELVPTSSAGVQTVTDWYRIDLAALAPSTRPRFLYLPRWKTLGQIAVYGDGALLYHSHGSPVHNGYNRPLLLPLNATAHTLSPASVLIRVDRLRSSGSGFSTVWVGDHWPLNWRYQVRQLLQVQLPFMGSAAFLAVGAFAFAVWLGRRRESLYLLFFAISATAFLRTLHYFVSGDNLPVPDDWFEWITVASLLWLIILIHLFLQHLHQQPSRWLTRLSVALAAAGSISTLPQTSFASLYLVTPLLNLMVLPMAVLIFAVNLRKALRARLPEGRLVAGWAVFALVFTSYDGLLQNNLVSPESVYTSPYAIISLFFVFSYIMFKHYTGAFAEVGRLNMGLAERLQAREAELEQSYQRMRVIENEHMLGAERRRLMQDMHDGLGSSLISAIRSVEQGTLSDAEITGVLKGCMDDLKLAIDSMESVDADLLLLLATLRFRLAPRIESAGLALRWEVQSVPALPWLDPSSALHILRIMQEGVANVLRHTRATVICFSTAVEGQGVCVVIEDNGAGFAVDEALRRSGRGLRNQQRRASAIGGVVSWESGSAGTRFKLWLPLYQGAVPGPVASEAVNEKRPLG; from the coding sequence ATGACGCGTGGCGGCAAAGGTCGACGGCTCGCTGGCCGCTGGATCGCGGCGCTGTGGCTCGCGTTGCCGCTGGTCGCCTTGCAGGTTGCGCATGCCCATGAGCCACCCGCCGCGGACGAGGTGCAGCAGGGCGACAGCACGCTGCACATCATCCACGCCGAGCTGCTGTCGGTTGCGGGGTCGGGCTATTCTGCCCCCCCGCGGCGTGCAGAGGATGCGAAGCTGCCGAGCGACGGCTGGAAGACGGTCGGCCTTCCTCATACATCGGGGCGCGAACTCGTGCCCACATCGTCCGCGGGGGTGCAAACCGTCACCGACTGGTACCGCATCGACCTGGCGGCGCTCGCGCCATCGACACGACCACGCTTCCTGTACCTTCCCCGCTGGAAAACCCTGGGCCAGATCGCGGTGTACGGCGACGGCGCGCTGCTCTACCACTCGCATGGCAGTCCGGTGCACAACGGCTACAACCGCCCGCTGCTGTTGCCGTTGAACGCGACCGCCCATACGCTGTCGCCCGCATCGGTGCTGATTCGCGTCGACCGGCTGCGCAGCAGCGGGAGCGGCTTCTCGACGGTCTGGGTGGGCGACCATTGGCCACTCAACTGGCGCTACCAGGTCCGCCAGTTGCTGCAGGTCCAGTTGCCCTTCATGGGCAGCGCCGCGTTCCTGGCGGTGGGGGCCTTCGCGTTCGCCGTGTGGCTTGGCCGGCGGCGCGAATCGCTCTACCTGTTGTTCTTTGCGATCTCGGCCACGGCTTTCCTGCGCACGCTTCACTATTTCGTGAGCGGCGACAACCTGCCGGTCCCGGACGACTGGTTCGAGTGGATCACGGTGGCCTCCCTGCTCTGGCTGATCATTCTCATCCACCTGTTCCTCCAGCACTTGCACCAGCAGCCCTCGCGCTGGCTGACGCGCTTGTCGGTGGCCTTGGCGGCAGCCGGCAGCATCTCGACGCTGCCTCAGACGTCGTTCGCAAGCCTGTACCTGGTCACGCCGCTGCTCAACCTGATGGTGCTGCCGATGGCGGTGCTGATCTTTGCAGTGAACCTGCGCAAGGCGCTGCGCGCCAGGTTGCCCGAAGGGAGGCTGGTGGCGGGCTGGGCGGTGTTCGCCCTGGTGTTCACCTCCTACGACGGCCTGCTGCAGAACAACCTGGTCAGTCCGGAGAGCGTCTACACCTCGCCCTACGCCATCATCAGCCTGTTCTTCGTCTTCTCGTACATCATGTTCAAGCACTACACGGGCGCGTTCGCCGAAGTGGGGCGGCTGAACATGGGGCTGGCCGAGCGCCTGCAGGCGCGTGAAGCCGAACTGGAGCAAAGCTACCAGCGGATGCGGGTGATCGAGAACGAGCACATGCTCGGTGCGGAGCGCCGGCGGCTGATGCAGGACATGCACGACGGCCTGGGTTCATCGCTGATCAGCGCCATCCGCTCGGTGGAGCAGGGCACCTTGAGCGATGCCGAGATCACCGGTGTGCTCAAGGGATGCATGGACGACCTCAAGTTGGCGATCGACTCGATGGAGAGCGTGGACGCCGACCTGCTGCTGCTGCTGGCAACCCTTCGCTTCCGGCTGGCGCCTCGCATCGAGAGCGCCGGGCTGGCGCTGCGCTGGGAGGTGCAGTCGGTGCCCGCGCTGCCCTGGCTCGACCCGAGCAGTGCGCTGCACATCCTGCGCATCATGCAGGAGGGCGTGGCCAACGTGCTGCGCCACACGCGCGCGACCGTCATCTGCTTCAGCACGGCCGTGGAGGGACAGGGCGTGTGCGTGGTGATCGAAGACAACGGCGCGGGCTTCGCGGTCGATGAAGCGCTGCGCCGAAGCGGCCGCGGGCTGCGCAACCAGCAGCGCCGCGCCTCGGCCATCGGCGGCGTGGTGAGCTGGGAATCGGGCAGCGCCGGAACGCGCTTCAAGCTCTGGCTGCCGCTCTACCAGGGCGCCGTGCCCGGCCCGGTGGCCTCAGAGGCCGTGAACGAGAAACGTCCCTTGGGGTGA